One window from the genome of Micromonospora aurantiaca ATCC 27029 encodes:
- a CDS encoding class I adenylate-forming enzyme family protein, with amino-acid sequence MRTKGLRGALAADAELGAGNVLARVLAHGADPDGPGLTFDTEIDGHPAETPLTLGRLDRMVAARAAWLHERGVKPRDPVAVWAGTAADMVLSFLALTRLGAVPALMNGRLRPEIAAEYIRRLRAAGVLADAAHAEALAGHDLGAPMLGEPAQAGTGDPDTAPAHYRHHPDDPIVITHTSGTTGVPKAVLHSHASLFAATRHLLSMPQAQGTTRILNALPAPHTATVLMVNQALGNRAEMFLLSDQGGERVLDAIQRWRPDGVFGFSVTWAELARFDLSGYDLDSVRLWFNTGDCSHEPHVRRLVAVGSRDVVTRGGVTRVPGSVFIDGLGSSEMGHSMFHITHTTDTDRYGRCVGRPYRFAKVAVLDADGNELPPGQVGWLGIDSPSLFRGYWNDSVTTYRFRLRGWYLTGDLVYADEDGRYYHLDRAVDSVEAGDGKRFFTALSEERILAACPDVTDCTVVIVKADDGTVTTDVLLELAAGADPEADRTERIRTALGPDVAATLRRIVPVRADDIPVTVTGKVRKVALRERYLTEAPS; translated from the coding sequence ATGAGGACGAAGGGACTACGCGGCGCGCTCGCGGCCGACGCCGAGCTGGGCGCGGGCAACGTGCTCGCCCGGGTGCTGGCCCACGGCGCCGACCCGGACGGGCCGGGGCTCACGTTCGACACCGAGATCGACGGCCACCCGGCCGAGACCCCGCTGACCCTGGGCCGGCTCGACCGGATGGTCGCCGCCCGGGCGGCGTGGCTGCACGAACGCGGGGTGAAACCCCGCGACCCGGTCGCGGTCTGGGCCGGCACCGCCGCCGACATGGTGCTGTCGTTCCTGGCGCTGACCCGCCTCGGCGCCGTCCCGGCGCTGATGAACGGCAGGCTGCGTCCCGAGATCGCCGCCGAGTACATCCGCCGGCTGCGCGCCGCCGGGGTGCTCGCCGACGCCGCGCACGCCGAGGCGCTGGCCGGGCACGACCTGGGCGCGCCGATGCTCGGCGAGCCCGCGCAGGCCGGCACCGGCGACCCCGACACGGCACCCGCACACTACCGGCACCACCCGGACGACCCGATCGTGATCACCCACACCTCCGGCACCACCGGTGTGCCGAAGGCGGTGCTGCACTCGCACGCCAGCCTGTTCGCCGCCACCCGCCACCTGCTGTCCATGCCGCAGGCACAGGGCACCACACGCATCCTCAACGCGCTGCCGGCCCCGCACACCGCCACAGTGCTCATGGTCAACCAGGCGCTCGGCAACCGGGCGGAGATGTTCCTGCTCTCCGACCAGGGCGGTGAGCGGGTGCTGGACGCGATCCAGCGGTGGCGCCCGGACGGCGTGTTCGGCTTCTCGGTCACCTGGGCCGAGCTGGCCCGCTTCGACCTGTCCGGCTACGACCTGGACTCGGTGCGGCTGTGGTTCAACACCGGCGACTGCTCGCACGAGCCGCACGTACGGCGGCTGGTCGCTGTCGGCTCCCGCGACGTGGTGACGCGTGGCGGCGTGACCCGGGTACCCGGGTCGGTGTTCATCGACGGGCTCGGCTCCAGCGAGATGGGCCACTCGATGTTCCACATCACCCACACCACCGACACCGACCGGTACGGCCGCTGCGTGGGCCGCCCGTACCGGTTCGCCAAGGTCGCCGTGCTCGACGCCGACGGCAACGAGCTGCCGCCCGGGCAGGTCGGCTGGCTCGGCATCGACTCGCCGTCGCTGTTCCGCGGCTACTGGAACGACTCGGTCACCACGTACCGGTTCCGGCTGCGCGGCTGGTACCTCACCGGCGACCTGGTGTACGCCGACGAGGACGGCCGCTACTACCACCTGGACCGGGCGGTCGACTCGGTCGAGGCAGGCGACGGGAAGCGGTTCTTCACCGCGCTGTCCGAGGAACGCATCCTCGCCGCCTGCCCCGACGTCACCGATTGCACTGTGGTGATCGTCAAGGCGGACGACGGCACAGTCACCACCGACGTGCTGCTGGAGCTGGCCGCCGGCGCCGACCCGGAGGCGGACCGCACCGAGCGCATCCGTACCGCGCTCGGCCCGGACGTGGCAGCCACGCTGCGCCGGATCGTCCCGGTACGCGCCGACGACATCCCGGTCACCGTGACCGGCAAGGTCCGCAAGGTGGCGCTGCGCGAGCGCTACCTGACCGAGGCGCCGTCGTGA
- a CDS encoding thiamine pyrophosphate-dependent dehydrogenase E1 component subunit alpha, which yields MTGSDPLRLYRTVRLIRRFEERAIELVRAGEIVGGIHPYLGQEGIAAGVCAALDREDLVTGTHRGHGHVLAKGADPARMLAELCGRVTGLNRGRGGSMHAADFGVGVLGANAIVGAAGAILTGAVWERRRRGADIVGATFFGDGAVNEGMLLEAFNLAALWRIPVLFVCENNGYATTMPVDGAVAGTIAGRAAAFGMPAATVDGQDPEAVREVTAAAVARMRAGGGPELVEARTYRFDAHHTFEHQVRLDYRPPEEVAEGRSRDPVDIAGARLDPAVRAEVDAAVEAELDAAVDYALAGPHPDPATALDHLYASGLTARTGGG from the coding sequence GTGACCGGCTCCGACCCGCTCCGGCTCTACCGGACGGTCCGGCTGATCCGCCGCTTCGAGGAACGCGCGATCGAGCTGGTCCGCGCCGGGGAGATCGTCGGCGGCATCCACCCGTACCTCGGTCAGGAGGGGATCGCCGCCGGCGTCTGCGCGGCGCTGGACCGCGAGGACCTGGTCACCGGCACCCACCGCGGGCACGGGCACGTGCTCGCAAAGGGTGCCGACCCGGCCCGGATGCTGGCCGAACTGTGCGGCCGGGTCACCGGGCTCAACCGGGGCCGGGGCGGGTCGATGCACGCCGCCGACTTCGGCGTCGGCGTCCTCGGCGCCAACGCCATCGTCGGGGCCGCCGGGGCGATCCTCACCGGAGCGGTGTGGGAGCGCCGGCGGCGCGGTGCCGACATCGTCGGCGCCACCTTCTTCGGCGACGGCGCGGTCAACGAGGGCATGCTCCTGGAGGCGTTCAACCTGGCCGCGCTCTGGCGGATACCGGTGCTGTTCGTCTGCGAGAACAACGGCTACGCCACCACCATGCCGGTCGACGGCGCGGTCGCCGGCACCATCGCCGGGCGGGCCGCCGCGTTCGGCATGCCGGCGGCCACCGTCGACGGGCAGGACCCCGAGGCGGTACGCGAGGTCACCGCCGCCGCCGTCGCGCGGATGCGCGCCGGCGGCGGACCCGAGCTGGTCGAGGCCCGCACCTACCGCTTCGACGCCCACCACACCTTCGAACATCAGGTACGCCTCGACTACCGACCGCCGGAGGAGGTGGCCGAGGGCCGGTCCCGCGATCCGGTGGACATCGCCGGAGCACGGCTCGACCCGGCGGTACGGGCCGAGGTGGACGCCGCCGTCGAGGCGGAACTGGACGCCGCCGTCGACTACGCGCTCGCCGGGCCGCACCCCGACCCGGCGACCGCCCTGGACCACCTGTACGCCAGCGGGCTCACCGCCCGGACCGGAGGTGGCTGA
- a CDS encoding beta-ketoacyl synthase chain length factor: MVLAEARWPEDGDGGAGPAGVPGFVHSPFAPLVAAVAQRCLARRYGAGPLPPGNRTAVVLVSAGGDTAGAAHVRATVAAGGRIGPLFFFQSVPNSVAGHVAARWGLDGPVVCLSPTGDARAEGEAEADLLLYDGDAAQALLILIELAPDGTPGEATAVLLGEGTRQ; this comes from the coding sequence GTGGTGCTCGCGGAGGCGCGGTGGCCCGAGGACGGGGACGGGGGCGCGGGGCCGGCCGGGGTGCCGGGGTTCGTGCACTCGCCGTTCGCGCCGCTGGTGGCCGCGGTGGCGCAGCGCTGCCTCGCGCGGCGGTACGGCGCCGGGCCGCTGCCGCCGGGCAACCGGACGGCTGTGGTGCTGGTCAGCGCCGGTGGGGACACCGCCGGGGCGGCGCACGTACGCGCCACTGTGGCCGCGGGCGGGCGGATCGGGCCGCTGTTCTTCTTCCAGTCGGTGCCGAACAGCGTGGCCGGGCACGTCGCGGCGCGCTGGGGACTGGACGGGCCGGTGGTGTGCCTGAGCCCCACCGGCGACGCGCGGGCCGAGGGGGAGGCCGAGGCGGACCTGCTGCTGTACGACGGCGACGCCGCACAGGCGTTGCTGATCCTGATCGAACTGGCACCGGACGGTACGCCGGGCGAGGCGACCGCGGTGCTGCTGGGGGAGGGAACACGTCAATGA
- a CDS encoding beta-ketoacyl-[acyl-carrier-protein] synthase family protein, translating into MAERETVRITGTYALSALGRGADALLAGVLTGTPAFAPVRRFDTTGRRVTVAATLPDVGTLAGELTDAIDTAARAAGLDRAGRAESALFLATHGGPYSLPVPQGWDEPTVPALAGHLAARCGLGGRTRIYTTACVSASSAVADAAALIRRGHLERVVVAAGYLVEPDQYALFDAGRALAADGAVRPFSAGRKGLLLGDGVAAVVLESAGAAARRGAETLASVAGWGRAGDAYHACQPHPDGLGLARAVEAALRRGGLPPDAIGYVNANATGTPFSDASEAAALTRVFGEDAGRLPVSSTKSVHGHALEASGLLELLVTVLALRHGKLPVTAGWLGPDPQCPLDVIRDAPRPARTEHALTLNAAFGGADTALLVSTS; encoded by the coding sequence ATGGCTGAGCGGGAGACCGTACGGATCACCGGCACCTACGCGCTCAGCGCCCTCGGCAGGGGCGCCGACGCGCTGCTGGCCGGAGTGCTCACCGGCACCCCGGCGTTCGCGCCGGTGCGCCGTTTCGACACCACCGGCCGCCGGGTGACGGTGGCGGCCACCCTGCCGGACGTCGGCACGCTCGCCGGCGAGCTGACCGACGCGATCGACACCGCCGCCCGGGCCGCCGGACTGGACCGGGCCGGGCGGGCGGAGTCGGCGCTGTTCCTGGCCACCCACGGCGGGCCGTACTCGCTGCCCGTACCGCAGGGGTGGGACGAGCCGACGGTGCCGGCGCTCGCCGGTCACCTGGCCGCACGGTGCGGCCTCGGCGGGCGTACCCGGATCTACACCACCGCGTGCGTGTCGGCGAGCAGCGCGGTCGCCGACGCGGCGGCGCTGATCCGCCGGGGCCACCTGGAGCGGGTCGTGGTCGCGGCCGGTTACCTGGTCGAACCGGACCAGTACGCGCTCTTCGACGCCGGCCGGGCGCTCGCCGCCGACGGCGCGGTACGCCCGTTCAGCGCCGGGCGCAAGGGCCTGCTGCTGGGCGACGGGGTGGCCGCCGTGGTGCTGGAGTCGGCGGGCGCCGCCGCCCGGCGGGGCGCCGAGACGCTGGCGAGCGTGGCCGGGTGGGGCCGGGCGGGGGACGCGTACCACGCGTGCCAGCCGCACCCGGACGGGCTCGGGCTGGCCCGGGCGGTCGAGGCGGCGCTGCGCCGGGGCGGGCTGCCCCCGGACGCGATCGGTTACGTCAACGCCAACGCCACCGGCACCCCGTTCAGCGACGCCTCCGAGGCGGCGGCGCTGACCCGGGTGTTCGGCGAGGACGCCGGGCGGCTGCCGGTCAGCTCCACCAAGTCGGTGCACGGGCACGCGCTGGAGGCGTCCGGGTTGCTGGAACTGCTGGTCACCGTGCTGGCCCTGCGGCACGGCAAGCTGCCGGTCACCGCCGGCTGGCTCGGCCCCGACCCGCAGTGCCCGCTGGACGTCATCCGCGACGCCCCGCGCCCCGCGCGCACCGAACACGCCCTGACCCTCAACGCCGCCTTCGGCGGCGCCGACACGGCCCTCCTGGTGAGCACCTCATGA
- the hppD gene encoding 4-hydroxyphenylpyruvate dioxygenase, producing MTINGIDHLELYVGDARQAAFYFDNAVGFRLCGQGGPETGLDGQRSLLLAQAGIRLLLTTGLSAEHPAATYVHRHGDGIAVVALAVDDAAGAYAELVDRGATALSPPRTFTGADAEVVVAEVGGFGDVVHRLVERRGDPGVFLPGAIEPVTAPDGTDTLLAEVDHLAICVPPGQLDETVAHYEKVFGFADIFTEHIEVAGQAMNSKVVQSPSGTVTFVLLEPDTGARPGQIEDFLRWHAGAGVQHLGLRTDDIVTAVGALAGRGVRFASTPGAYYDGLEQRVGRLDAPVDRLRELSILVDSDHDGQLLQIFTESMHVRRTLFLELIERRGARTFGSGNIKALYEAKERELAAAGATPGVAAGGVGA from the coding sequence ATGACCATCAACGGGATAGATCATCTCGAACTGTACGTGGGGGACGCCCGGCAGGCGGCCTTCTACTTCGACAACGCGGTCGGTTTCCGGCTGTGCGGGCAGGGCGGTCCGGAGACCGGGCTGGACGGGCAGCGCTCCCTGCTGCTGGCCCAGGCCGGCATCCGGCTGCTGCTGACCACCGGACTGTCCGCCGAGCACCCGGCGGCCACGTACGTGCACCGGCACGGCGACGGCATCGCCGTGGTGGCGCTCGCCGTGGACGACGCCGCCGGGGCGTACGCCGAGCTGGTGGACCGCGGCGCGACGGCGCTGAGCCCGCCGCGCACCTTCACCGGCGCGGACGCCGAGGTGGTGGTGGCCGAGGTCGGCGGCTTCGGCGACGTGGTGCACCGCCTCGTCGAGCGGCGCGGCGACCCGGGTGTGTTCCTGCCCGGCGCGATCGAGCCGGTGACCGCGCCCGACGGCACGGACACGCTGCTCGCCGAGGTGGACCACCTGGCGATCTGCGTGCCGCCGGGGCAGCTCGACGAGACCGTCGCGCACTACGAGAAGGTGTTCGGCTTCGCCGACATCTTCACCGAGCACATCGAGGTCGCCGGCCAGGCGATGAACTCCAAGGTGGTGCAGAGCCCGTCCGGGACTGTCACCTTCGTGCTGCTGGAGCCGGACACCGGCGCCCGGCCGGGGCAGATCGAGGACTTCCTGCGCTGGCACGCCGGGGCCGGGGTGCAGCACCTGGGCCTGCGCACCGACGACATCGTCACCGCCGTGGGCGCGCTCGCCGGGCGCGGGGTGCGGTTCGCCAGCACGCCCGGCGCCTACTACGACGGGCTGGAGCAGCGGGTCGGCCGGCTGGACGCGCCGGTGGACCGGCTGCGCGAGCTGAGCATCCTGGTCGACTCCGACCACGACGGGCAACTGCTGCAGATCTTCACCGAGTCGATGCACGTGCGCCGCACGCTCTTCCTCGAACTCATCGAGCGGCGCGGGGCGCGCACCTTCGGCAGCGGCAACATCAAGGCGCTCTACGAAGCGAAGGAACGCGAGCTGGCCGCGGCGGGGGCGACCCCCGGCGTCGCGGCCGGAGGGGTTGGGGCATGA
- a CDS encoding beta-ketoacyl-[acyl-carrier-protein] synthase family protein, producing MTAVITGMGLFTPAGRGVADTFDALITGRSGLRRPPEGHPAAGSLEVAGVLPDIDPRSVASGPETKVLDRVVLLALITAAEALADAGIEVGRDVDPERIAVIVGGVGGMSTLEGQVLARAARGRAAVSPYLLTGILPNMPSARIAIAHGIRGYSSSVGTACASGAQAVADGVRLIRSGEADVVVCGASEAPLFGTFADTFGNARALARGWDEPTEASRPFDKRRNGFVLAEGAALLVLERAGHADGRGVRGYAEVAGFGANTDAYHPTAPRPDGAGAAACMRRALAAGGVGPADVGYVNAHGTGTKLGDIAETTALAEVFGTGGVPVSSTKALTGHLLGASGVLEAAATALALDSGLLPPTYHLDDPDPECEADHVRAVPRPTRAGHALTNSFGFGGQNVSLLLRRLSGPARRAATPAAG from the coding sequence GTGACCGCCGTCATCACCGGCATGGGCCTGTTCACCCCGGCCGGGCGCGGCGTGGCGGACACGTTCGACGCGCTGATCACCGGCCGGTCCGGGCTGCGCCGCCCGCCCGAGGGACACCCGGCGGCGGGCAGCCTGGAGGTGGCCGGGGTGCTGCCGGACATCGACCCGCGCAGCGTCGCCTCCGGACCGGAGACGAAGGTGCTCGACCGGGTGGTGCTGCTCGCCCTGATCACCGCCGCCGAGGCGCTCGCCGACGCCGGCATCGAGGTGGGCCGCGACGTCGACCCGGAGCGCATCGCGGTGATCGTCGGCGGCGTCGGCGGCATGTCCACGCTGGAGGGCCAGGTGCTGGCGCGGGCCGCCCGGGGCCGGGCGGCGGTCAGCCCGTACCTGCTCACCGGCATCCTGCCGAACATGCCATCGGCGCGGATCGCCATCGCGCACGGCATCCGCGGCTACAGCTCGTCGGTCGGCACGGCCTGTGCCTCCGGTGCCCAGGCCGTCGCCGACGGGGTACGCCTCATCCGCTCCGGCGAGGCCGACGTGGTGGTGTGCGGGGCGAGCGAGGCGCCGCTGTTCGGCACGTTCGCCGACACGTTCGGCAACGCCCGGGCGCTGGCCCGGGGCTGGGACGAACCGACCGAGGCGAGCCGCCCGTTCGACAAGCGGCGCAACGGTTTCGTGCTGGCCGAGGGCGCGGCGCTGCTGGTGCTGGAGCGCGCCGGGCACGCCGACGGCCGGGGTGTGCGCGGCTACGCCGAGGTCGCCGGTTTCGGGGCGAACACCGACGCGTACCACCCGACCGCGCCGCGGCCGGACGGCGCCGGAGCGGCGGCGTGCATGCGCCGCGCGCTGGCGGCCGGCGGGGTCGGGCCCGCCGACGTCGGGTACGTCAACGCGCACGGCACCGGCACCAAGCTCGGTGACATCGCCGAGACGACCGCGCTGGCCGAGGTGTTCGGCACCGGCGGCGTGCCGGTCAGCTCCACCAAGGCGCTCACCGGGCACCTGCTCGGCGCGTCAGGGGTGCTGGAGGCCGCGGCCACCGCGCTGGCGCTCGACAGTGGCCTGCTGCCACCCACCTACCACCTGGACGACCCGGACCCGGAGTGCGAGGCGGACCACGTCCGCGCCGTGCCCCGGCCCACCCGGGCCGGCCACGCGCTGACGAACTCGTTCGGGTTCGGCGGCCAGAACGTCAGTCTGCTCCTGCGCCGGCTCTCCGGGCCGGCCCGCCGGGCCGCCACCCCGGCCGCGGGCTGA
- a CDS encoding phytanoyl-CoA dioxygenase family protein has product MTTIDPGLTAEEEALLPSDEDVRHYAEHGWYLSKKLLTDDEVDELVAATDSYYAGDRDRRLPVRPPKLAYWEPSKGDVQRHNDYVHHEHDGIARILRKPLIGAVAARLARAAEIRIFQSTLIWKPPIAGEPSNIVPWHFDKHYWASSSSENMLTAFIPFHDCGEEMGTITMVDGSHRWREIGADDTVVRHFADRDRDQLEVMLAENAAYNGAEIRKIPMVIPKGHMSFHHCRTYHGSGANVSGRPRRAVSLHLQDGDNAWREYPLSDGTLAAYNHDVLVRRTHEGRPDYADPDYCPVIWRDRAQQGG; this is encoded by the coding sequence ATGACCACCATCGATCCCGGGCTGACCGCCGAGGAGGAGGCGCTGCTTCCCTCCGACGAGGACGTCCGGCACTACGCCGAGCACGGCTGGTACCTGTCGAAGAAGCTGCTCACCGACGACGAGGTGGACGAACTCGTCGCCGCCACCGACAGCTACTACGCCGGGGACCGTGACCGCCGCCTGCCGGTACGCCCGCCGAAGCTGGCCTACTGGGAGCCCTCCAAGGGTGACGTGCAGCGGCACAACGACTACGTCCACCACGAGCACGACGGCATCGCCCGCATCCTGCGCAAGCCGCTGATCGGTGCGGTCGCCGCCCGGCTGGCCCGCGCCGCCGAGATCCGGATCTTCCAGTCCACGCTGATCTGGAAGCCGCCGATCGCCGGCGAGCCGTCGAACATCGTGCCCTGGCACTTCGACAAGCACTACTGGGCGTCCTCGTCGTCGGAGAACATGCTCACCGCGTTCATCCCGTTCCACGACTGCGGTGAGGAGATGGGCACCATCACCATGGTCGACGGCTCCCACCGCTGGCGGGAGATCGGCGCCGACGACACGGTGGTCCGGCACTTCGCCGACCGGGACCGCGACCAGCTCGAGGTGATGCTCGCCGAGAACGCGGCGTACAACGGCGCCGAAATCCGCAAGATCCCCATGGTGATCCCCAAGGGACACATGAGTTTCCACCACTGCCGCACCTACCACGGCAGCGGTGCGAACGTCAGCGGCCGGCCCCGCCGGGCCGTCTCGCTGCACCTGCAGGACGGCGACAACGCCTGGCGGGAGTATCCGCTCTCCGACGGCACCCTCGCCGCGTACAACCACGACGTGCTGGTCCGCCGCACCCACGAGGGCCGGCCGGACTACGCGGACCCCGATTACTGCCCGGTCATCTGGCGCGACCGCGCCCAGCAGGGAGGCTGA
- a CDS encoding DUF3050 domain-containing protein, translating into MSRYDWGKTHPGIERLERAVTERRDVVVKHPLYANLDTHDALVTFMEHHVFAVWDFMSLLKSLQRQLTCVTVPWIPTGPTGSRRLINDIVMVEESDELGDGYISHFELYVQGMTEAGADTTAVNKLVDLLRDGTPVTEALGAAGVPAASAAFAGTTWRIIETTPVHCQAAAFAFGREDLIPEMFTQVVAVNERSNRLNKFVDYLERHIEVDGEQHTPMAMQMLADLCGDDDTKWQECADTVNAALAARARLWDDILAAVKEGRPA; encoded by the coding sequence ATGTCACGGTACGACTGGGGTAAGACGCACCCGGGCATCGAGCGGCTGGAGCGGGCGGTGACCGAGCGCCGCGACGTGGTGGTCAAGCACCCCCTCTACGCCAACCTCGACACCCACGACGCGCTCGTCACGTTCATGGAGCACCACGTCTTCGCCGTCTGGGACTTCATGTCCCTGCTGAAGTCGTTGCAGCGGCAGCTCACCTGCGTCACGGTGCCGTGGATCCCGACCGGCCCGACCGGCAGCCGCCGCCTCATCAACGACATCGTCATGGTCGAGGAGAGCGACGAACTCGGCGACGGCTACATCAGCCACTTCGAGCTGTACGTGCAGGGCATGACCGAGGCCGGCGCCGACACCACAGCCGTGAACAAGCTCGTCGACCTGCTGCGCGACGGCACCCCGGTCACCGAGGCGCTCGGCGCCGCCGGCGTCCCCGCGGCGTCCGCCGCGTTCGCCGGCACCACCTGGCGCATCATCGAGACCACCCCTGTGCACTGCCAGGCCGCGGCGTTCGCGTTCGGCCGCGAGGACCTCATCCCCGAGATGTTCACCCAGGTCGTCGCCGTCAACGAGCGCAGCAACAGGCTCAACAAGTTCGTCGACTACCTGGAGCGGCACATCGAGGTCGACGGCGAGCAGCACACCCCGATGGCCATGCAGATGCTGGCCGACCTGTGCGGCGACGACGACACCAAGTGGCAGGAGTGCGCCGACACGGTGAACGCCGCGCTCGCCGCCCGCGCCCGCCTCTGGGACGACATCCTCGCCGCCGTCAAGGAGGGCCGTCCGGCGTGA
- a CDS encoding acyl carrier protein — protein MRDEVRTFVVEQLADMNYDVEELDDDTTLGPSGVDLESLALADLAVRVEDRYAVKFADDESEKLALMTVGEFTTMVADRVAANSDKS, from the coding sequence ATGCGAGACGAGGTCCGCACCTTCGTCGTCGAACAGCTCGCCGACATGAACTACGACGTGGAGGAGCTCGACGACGACACCACGCTCGGCCCCTCCGGCGTCGACCTGGAGTCGCTGGCCCTGGCCGACCTGGCGGTCCGCGTCGAGGACCGCTACGCCGTGAAGTTCGCCGACGACGAGTCGGAGAAGCTGGCGCTGATGACGGTCGGCGAGTTCACCACGATGGTCGCCGACCGGGTGGCCGCGAACAGCGACAAGTCCTGA
- a CDS encoding class I adenylate-forming enzyme family protein has protein sequence MTAHPVAEDPASTTVDWVDDILFTGRDTDVCLRLPEPVDKGTLRRLVGEAQDRLAGAGLRAGGAAALRLPPSLAYVAHLLATWRTGAQAVLLDHRLTDHEVDQALRRLGPQVVVAPVRTGGGALRIFVDVTAGVSAYSDRPAGSPHAVIQLSSGSTGPSKVIGRTAADLVAEVHRYTRIDGVALPGERIILLPSMVHVLGLVGGLLYGLHAGVELCPPERLSGDAILAAVAAQDTPATVLGVPFHIGLLASTTPAGPLPQLKRMTTGGELVPAAVADAFTGRYGVPLGNMYGMTEVGVIGTDLYGRHRPAIAPAPGIEVRERDGELWVSCPANPYVGLADPTRWADGWLHTRDAGVVDPDTGLVTIKGRLDSQVSVGGLKVDLTEVEATVAGLPGVVAAVVVWDDGITAYVQTDRSLTEDTLDKLIAERLAGFKRPRTLRLLDQMPRTTTGKLVRSVPALRDAAS, from the coding sequence GTGACTGCACATCCCGTGGCGGAAGATCCTGCCTCGACGACGGTGGACTGGGTGGACGACATCCTGTTCACCGGCCGCGACACCGACGTCTGCCTGCGCCTGCCCGAACCGGTCGACAAGGGCACGCTGCGCCGGCTCGTCGGCGAGGCGCAGGACCGGCTCGCCGGGGCCGGGCTGCGCGCCGGAGGCGCCGCCGCGCTGCGCCTGCCGCCCTCGCTGGCGTACGTGGCGCACCTGCTCGCCACCTGGCGTACCGGCGCCCAGGCGGTGCTGCTCGACCACCGGCTCACCGACCACGAGGTCGACCAGGCGCTGCGCCGGCTCGGCCCGCAGGTGGTGGTCGCCCCGGTACGAACCGGCGGCGGCGCGCTGCGGATCTTCGTCGACGTCACCGCGGGGGTCAGCGCGTACTCCGACCGCCCGGCGGGCAGCCCGCACGCGGTGATCCAGCTCAGCTCCGGCTCCACCGGACCGTCCAAGGTGATCGGCCGCACCGCCGCCGACCTGGTCGCCGAGGTGCACCGCTACACCCGCATCGACGGCGTCGCGCTGCCCGGCGAGCGGATCATCCTGCTCCCCAGCATGGTGCACGTGCTCGGCCTGGTCGGCGGCCTGCTCTACGGGCTGCACGCCGGCGTCGAGCTGTGCCCGCCGGAACGGCTCAGCGGCGACGCGATCCTCGCCGCCGTCGCCGCCCAGGACACCCCGGCCACTGTGCTCGGCGTCCCGTTCCACATCGGGCTGCTCGCCTCCACCACACCGGCCGGGCCGCTGCCCCAGCTCAAGCGCATGACCACAGGCGGCGAGCTGGTGCCCGCGGCCGTGGCGGACGCGTTCACCGGCCGCTACGGCGTCCCGCTGGGCAACATGTACGGGATGACCGAGGTCGGCGTCATCGGCACCGACCTGTACGGGCGGCACCGGCCCGCCATCGCGCCCGCCCCGGGCATCGAGGTACGCGAGCGCGACGGCGAGCTGTGGGTGAGCTGCCCGGCCAACCCGTACGTCGGACTGGCCGACCCGACCCGGTGGGCCGACGGCTGGCTGCACACCCGCGACGCCGGCGTGGTCGACCCGGACACGGGCCTGGTCACCATCAAGGGCCGGCTGGACTCGCAGGTGTCGGTGGGCGGCTTGAAGGTCGACCTGACCGAGGTGGAGGCCACGGTCGCCGGCCTGCCCGGCGTCGTCGCCGCGGTCGTGGTGTGGGACGACGGCATCACCGCGTACGTCCAGACCGACCGCTCTCTGACCGAGGACACGCTCGACAAGCTGATCGCCGAGCGGCTGGCCGGCTTCAAGCGTCCCCGCACGCTGCGCCTGCTCGACCAGATGCCCCGCACCACCACCGGAAAGCTGGTCCGGTCCGTCCCGGCGCTGCGGGATGCGGCGTCGTGA